The following coding sequences are from one Candidatus Bathyarchaeota archaeon window:
- a CDS encoding cation:proton antiporter, with translation MFNIITDALIVLAAAIIVGELFEQIGLPSVAGELLSGMIVGPALLGFITVSDEILSVSYIALFFIIFHIGFEMKTQMVRTKIIGATILTLTSFLMPLILTTVAAAFLLPFGLQANLVIALAISVPSISLVSVLVLQFDLLKTDTGQIILSSVTVSDVLAFIILAALTRSIEATLLVLAQTALLILVFASVDWILNSRPQSCERFLGRAVCFFKRADFPFALLIICALGISVIFENIGLSYILGAFFAGLIIHDGLIGKKAFEKISNTLSTVNRIFFIPFFFGVAGLEVILANIELGVYAALALITALAFAAGVYVTYYVSHRSLQFKLNLHPRQVASILGGRGAIGIVIASVAVEGGILTEVGFSLVVVATLVMSLAIPFVTGKLTTNKPPP, from the coding sequence ATGTTTAACATCATAACTGACGCCCTTATCGTGCTTGCTGCTGCAATCATAGTTGGCGAGTTGTTTGAGCAAATCGGGTTGCCCTCGGTTGCAGGCGAACTGCTCAGCGGCATGATTGTTGGACCCGCCCTACTGGGGTTCATAACCGTAAGCGACGAAATACTATCCGTCTCATACATCGCCTTGTTCTTCATCATCTTCCACATCGGCTTTGAAATGAAAACCCAAATGGTGCGAACAAAAATCATAGGCGCCACTATTCTCACCCTAACCAGCTTTTTAATGCCCCTGATTCTAACCACCGTAGCCGCCGCGTTTTTGCTTCCCTTTGGGCTTCAGGCTAACCTTGTGATTGCACTGGCAATTTCAGTTCCCTCAATTTCTTTGGTGTCTGTTTTGGTTTTACAGTTTGACCTGCTCAAAACCGATACGGGACAAATCATCCTTTCCTCTGTAACCGTATCCGATGTGCTGGCTTTCATCATACTGGCTGCGTTAACCCGTTCAATCGAAGCCACCTTGCTGGTTTTAGCTCAAACCGCCCTGTTAATACTGGTTTTCGCCTCTGTTGACTGGATACTTAACAGCCGACCCCAATCCTGCGAACGGTTCCTAGGACGCGCCGTATGCTTCTTCAAACGCGCAGACTTCCCCTTCGCCCTACTAATAATCTGCGCTTTAGGCATCTCCGTCATATTCGAAAACATCGGCTTAAGCTACATCCTAGGCGCCTTCTTCGCAGGACTAATAATCCACGACGGACTCATCGGGAAAAAAGCCTTCGAAAAAATATCCAACACCCTCTCAACCGTAAACCGCATCTTCTTCATCCCCTTCTTCTTTGGCGTCGCAGGCCTAGAAGTTATCTTGGCAAACATTGAACTTGGCGTCTACGCCGCTTTAGCCCTAATCACCGCCCTAGCGTTTGCCGCAGGCGTATACGTCACATACTACGTCTCACACCGCTCCTTACAGTTCAAACTAAACCTTCACCCCCGACAAGTCGCCTCCATTTTAGGCGGACGCGGAGCCATAGGCATCGTAATTGCTTCAGTTGCCGTAGAAGGAGGCATACTCACCGAAGTTGGCTTCTCCCTAGTCGTAGTTGCAACCCTAGTTATGTCCCTAGCTATACCCTTTGTCACAGGAAAACTAACAACAAACAAGCCGCCGCCCTAA
- the pstA gene encoding phosphate ABC transporter permease PstA: protein MNLSKYPTQFLQYIRSKKKRNLAPGIILSVVAIILAVIVVNHCVYMAYNVHDENITGATGIFNEVVCDFVAATFLLIPCTALFAVGYLLIEGHSLGWKTSYIIAVSMGIVAITGIIEIQIAVLIIALLVVAATIGLINNKRTPDKDTPTTTEATVRFGLKLAGAICLIILFGMFAYIAIRGSGYANLDFITRSWDQPMEERVLTGEAPGRPLGGLSDYVIGSLLLVVICDIIAVPLGVGAAVYLAEYAPKNMFTDIIRFFIETLAGVPSVVIGLVGAAIFVTQLGFGASILSGGLALMMMILPWNIRVAEEAMRAVPQSFREASYALGATKSETVGKITLYAASPGVITGIILGVGKAIGETAVILLTVGPTLPKSLPGSIVGTNQFVPALPIWISQVRNYFIHGGVGLVNTYNVIYAGALTLIIIFLIICITGLYLRNHLSKKLAGR from the coding sequence ATGAATTTGTCAAAGTATCCAACTCAGTTTTTGCAGTATATTAGGAGCAAAAAGAAAAGAAACTTGGCACCAGGCATCATACTTAGTGTTGTCGCTATAATTCTTGCGGTTATTGTTGTAAACCATTGCGTGTACATGGCATATAACGTTCATGACGAAAACATAACAGGAGCAACAGGCATATTCAATGAAGTTGTCTGCGATTTTGTCGCTGCAACATTTCTGCTAATACCATGTACCGCTTTATTTGCAGTAGGATATCTCTTGATAGAAGGGCACTCGTTAGGATGGAAAACATCATACATCATAGCCGTATCGATGGGTATTGTCGCAATCACAGGCATAATAGAAATACAGATTGCAGTTTTAATCATAGCGTTATTAGTTGTAGCAGCAACAATAGGGTTAATAAACAACAAACGAACCCCAGACAAAGATACACCAACAACCACTGAAGCTACAGTACGTTTCGGATTGAAACTTGCGGGAGCAATTTGTTTAATCATACTATTTGGAATGTTTGCTTATATTGCAATCAGAGGTTCAGGATACGCCAACTTAGACTTCATCACCAGATCATGGGATCAACCCATGGAAGAAAGAGTATTAACAGGAGAAGCTCCAGGTCGTCCACTAGGCGGTCTATCTGATTATGTTATTGGTTCGTTGTTGCTTGTTGTGATATGCGATATAATAGCTGTTCCGTTAGGAGTGGGCGCCGCAGTTTATCTTGCAGAATATGCACCAAAAAACATGTTCACAGACATAATACGTTTCTTTATAGAAACGCTTGCAGGAGTCCCTTCAGTCGTTATAGGGTTAGTTGGGGCGGCAATTTTTGTTACCCAGTTGGGTTTTGGCGCATCCATATTATCAGGGGGGCTAGCATTGATGATGATGATTTTACCTTGGAACATCAGAGTTGCCGAAGAGGCAATGAGGGCAGTTCCGCAGTCTTTCCGAGAAGCTTCTTATGCTTTAGGCGCAACCAAATCGGAAACCGTCGGCAAAATCACGCTTTATGCCGCAAGTCCAGGAGTTATAACAGGCATAATATTAGGTGTAGGCAAAGCTATAGGAGAAACAGCAGTCATACTGCTTACAGTTGGCCCTACACTGCCAAAGAGCCTTCCAGGATCCATTGTTGGAACTAACCAGTTCGTGCCAGCCCTACCGATATGGATATCACAAGTACGAAATTACTTCATCCATGGAGGTGTAGGCCTAGTTAACACATATAACGTGATTTATGCAGGAGCATTAACACTAATAATAATTTTCTTGATAATATGCATCACAGGATTGTACTTGAGGAATCATTTAAGCAAAAAACTTGCGGGAAGATAA
- the pstC gene encoding phosphate ABC transporter permease subunit PstC, whose protein sequence is MDSRILKEKIVKIGLLACAVSSIAIVLIILSEILANGIPQLIDWMTNGFGMKWVPHIGDEGVYGIIPYMYWTLYIGIAAMLIATAIGLPCAIYLSEFASSKIRNLIKPSLEMLSGFPSIILGLIGATIVLVTLQRYITWAPKVQAIAAFIVLGIMAIPTISTVSEDAIKVVPNELREAAYGLGATKWQTTRKVLLPYAKSGILASIILALGAAIGEVMAIYFILGVKQPGPDITLSPFTDPSVLTSLLLTAAESDFGLDGEFGHAVFGIAFVLFVICAILNIVTRIIVSGSKSGEKTVTARR, encoded by the coding sequence TTGGACAGCAGAATTCTAAAAGAAAAAATAGTTAAAATAGGTCTGCTTGCTTGTGCGGTTTCCTCAATCGCCATAGTTCTCATCATATTGTCCGAGATATTAGCCAATGGAATACCACAGCTAATCGATTGGATGACAAATGGATTTGGAATGAAGTGGGTACCGCACATAGGTGATGAAGGAGTATACGGAATCATTCCATACATGTATTGGACTCTTTACATTGGAATAGCAGCAATGCTGATTGCGACGGCAATAGGGCTCCCATGCGCAATTTACCTTTCAGAATTTGCAAGCTCCAAAATTAGAAACCTCATTAAGCCAAGTTTAGAGATGCTGTCAGGTTTTCCATCTATAATACTTGGATTAATAGGAGCCACGATAGTGCTTGTAACGCTTCAGAGGTATATAACGTGGGCACCTAAAGTACAGGCCATAGCAGCGTTTATAGTCTTAGGGATAATGGCGATACCGACAATATCAACAGTTTCGGAAGACGCCATCAAAGTGGTCCCAAATGAATTAAGAGAAGCAGCATATGGCTTAGGGGCAACGAAATGGCAAACCACCCGCAAGGTGTTATTGCCTTACGCTAAATCTGGAATTCTTGCATCAATCATATTGGCACTAGGAGCCGCAATTGGAGAAGTAATGGCCATTTATTTCATATTAGGCGTAAAACAACCAGGTCCCGACATCACCCTTAGCCCATTTACTGACCCCAGTGTTCTTACATCACTATTGCTAACAGCCGCAGAGAGTGATTTTGGACTTGATGGGGAATTCGGGCACGCAGTTTTCGGGATAGCATTTGTTCTTTTCGTCATATGTGCAATTTTGAATATTGTAACAAGAATAATAGTGTCAGGAAGTAAAAGCGGAGAAAAAACAGTAACTGCGCGGCGATAA
- a CDS encoding substrate-binding domain-containing protein, translating to MKNIKMTIICLSLIALMAFAATATTASAALINSNGLTARGSSTLAPVSQDAGATDKFPTHLANLGIGYDTSFAITTLTGGSGNAFKGVYNTDGTPADVGQMSRNPKVSEWGMSGAENVQLWAVGSDSIAIVISSGNSFLKQDLTAAEVADIYCNASYTNWDDLPANYLVSAAPAVEITRIIRPESSGTFECFDNFFLSLNGYAPADIQSHITLTDNADVYEYMTINSNRDYAIGFIGMGFMEIGGLVGINIYNADTLQYHAPTKTNVINGVYKAVRTLWEVTDGIPTTTSDDYVKSIWVSYLRLPTNYNSTASLLESNGYIPVNRADMAGGQVLDAELQPYITAAGQTQQYPDGAVDFEDIIYFVQSYLRFYSDNELNPYANMNADATVDFNDILLFIQSYIAYYS from the coding sequence TTGAAAAATATAAAAATGACTATAATTTGCCTTAGTTTGATTGCTTTGATGGCTTTTGCGGCAACAGCAACTACAGCAAGCGCTGCTTTGATTAACAGCAACGGTCTAACTGCTAGAGGTTCTTCCACTCTCGCACCTGTATCCCAAGATGCAGGCGCAACTGACAAATTCCCAACCCACCTTGCTAACCTGGGCATAGGCTATGACACATCTTTTGCAATCACCACCCTCACTGGAGGAAGCGGCAACGCATTCAAAGGCGTATACAACACTGATGGAACACCTGCAGATGTAGGTCAAATGTCGCGCAATCCCAAAGTCAGCGAATGGGGAATGAGCGGTGCCGAAAATGTCCAGCTTTGGGCAGTTGGCTCTGACAGCATTGCCATAGTTATCAGCAGTGGTAATTCTTTCCTAAAACAAGACTTGACTGCTGCAGAGGTTGCTGACATATACTGCAACGCTTCTTACACCAATTGGGATGACCTTCCCGCAAACTACTTGGTCTCTGCTGCACCCGCTGTAGAAATCACAAGGATTATCCGCCCTGAATCCTCAGGAACCTTTGAATGCTTTGACAATTTCTTCTTAAGCTTGAACGGTTATGCACCCGCAGACATCCAGAGCCATATCACTCTAACTGACAACGCTGACGTATACGAATATATGACTATCAATTCTAACCGCGACTATGCAATCGGATTTATCGGTATGGGCTTCATGGAGATAGGCGGTCTTGTCGGAATAAACATCTACAACGCTGATACCCTACAGTATCATGCACCAACAAAAACAAACGTTATCAACGGTGTGTACAAAGCAGTTCGCACTCTCTGGGAAGTTACTGATGGTATTCCAACAACAACCAGCGATGACTACGTAAAATCAATCTGGGTCAGCTATCTAAGATTGCCAACAAACTACAACTCAACTGCAAGCTTGCTTGAATCAAACGGCTACATCCCAGTAAACCGTGCAGACATGGCTGGCGGTCAAGTCCTTGACGCTGAACTACAGCCCTACATAACAGCTGCAGGTCAAACTCAACAATACCCCGACGGCGCAGTTGACTTTGAAGACATTATCTACTTCGTACAGTCATACCTACGCTTCTACAGCGACAATGAGCTAAACCCCTATGCAAACATGAACGCTGATGCAACAGTTGACTTTAACGACATTCTACTGTTCATCCAGTCATACATCGCTTACTATTCCTAA